A region from the Triticum aestivum cultivar Chinese Spring chromosome 3D, IWGSC CS RefSeq v2.1, whole genome shotgun sequence genome encodes:
- the LOC123076194 gene encoding uncharacterized protein gives MLSPRRLLCSTMPPLYKVQRHYTEKERRCYGQQLPRAIALDPGGASSCWLELGCKRVDGSMPHKHCAMLSPTPWLQGGRVRRDHQFGDLRHYPCRYHGHLHHCVLHQQPPAQGKAARVEASEMLCSSEVADYSRWEKVIRLKCNSVTLTSKFYN, from the exons ATGCTCAGCCCTCGCCGCCTCCTGTGCAGTACAATGCCGCCCTTGTACAAGGTTCAAAGACATTATACTGAGAAGGAAAGGAGATGCTACGGTCAGCAGCTTCCTCGTGCCATCGCG CTCGATCCAGGAGGTGCTAGCTCATGCTGGCTGGAACTAGGATGCAAAAGGGTTGACGGATCCATGCCGCACAAGCACTG CGCCATGCTCAGTCCAACCCCGTGGCTTCAGGGTGGCCGAGTTCGTCGCGACCATCAGTTCGGAGACCTGCGTCACTACCCGTGTCGCTACCATGGCCACCTGCATCACTGCGTGCTCCATCAACAGCCTCCTGCACAGGGAAAAGCAGCACGAGTAGAGGCGTCTGAGATGCTCTGTTCTAGCGAGGTGGCTGATTAT TCCAGATGGGAGAAGGTGATCCGTCTAAAGTGTAATTCTGTGACGTTGACGTCCAAGTTCTACAACTGA